From Leptolyngbya iicbica LK, a single genomic window includes:
- a CDS encoding MotA/TolQ/ExbB proton channel family protein, with amino-acid sequence MDITNTLLTSWVTIPLLATSLVAATLIFERLWFWRRIARRQRQLARTVLQTYAQEPQIVVTHLQKNTDLPLARIFLAALTLPDATPEEFRLALESAAQGELPLLQRFATAFNTIVGIAPLLGLLGTILGLVQALSALELGSAGGDSSLAVIAGIGEALLTTAVGLVIAIATLVFANYFQSQYRRQRAFIQETGGQLELLYRRSTRHKITRPRDRAHSNQPYPYP; translated from the coding sequence GTGGATATTACCAACACGTTGTTGACCAGTTGGGTGACGATCCCGTTGTTGGCGACCTCCCTGGTGGCGGCGACGCTGATTTTTGAGCGGCTGTGGTTTTGGCGGCGAATTGCGCGACGGCAGCGCCAACTGGCTCGGACGGTGTTGCAGACCTATGCCCAGGAGCCCCAAATTGTCGTGACTCATCTGCAAAAAAATACGGACTTGCCCTTGGCCCGCATCTTTTTGGCAGCGCTGACGTTACCCGATGCGACGCCCGAAGAATTTCGCTTGGCGTTGGAGAGTGCGGCTCAGGGCGAATTGCCGTTATTGCAGCGCTTTGCTACGGCATTTAATACGATTGTGGGCATTGCGCCGCTGTTGGGATTGCTGGGCACGATTTTGGGTTTGGTGCAGGCACTGTCGGCACTGGAACTGGGCAGTGCGGGTGGGGATAGCTCATTGGCGGTGATTGCGGGCATTGGGGAAGCGCTGTTGACCACAGCGGTGGGCCTGGTGATTGCGATCGCTACGCTGGTCTTTGCCAATTACTTTCAAAGTCAATATCGGCGTCAGCGGGCGTTCATTCAAGAGACTGGGGGACAGCTAGAGCTGCTGTATCGGCGATCGACTCGCCACAAAATCACCCGGCCCCGCGATCGCGCCCACTCCAATCAGCCTTATCCCTATCCATAG
- a CDS encoding alpha/beta fold hydrolase — MKSSVAPSLFAPVLPQLDKPLLLLLPGLDGTGQLFVSQVPTLARDFDVRCLTIPPDNRQDWPALAQAVIRLMQEAGGDRPIYVCGESFGGCLALQVALLAPARLTHLVLVNPASALRRSVWVRWLSQYTSTIPEWLFQTSGAIALPLLANLERISQDKRDLFTRTVRPISQACVAWRIAMLNRFDVSQEQLSRLRVPTSLLASGRDRLLPSYSEAQLLQKSLPQAQIYALPESGHVCLLEDTVNLSRCLEALNVLPVSQDVAPVVNLQPR; from the coding sequence ATGAAATCATCCGTTGCGCCTAGCTTATTTGCTCCTGTGTTGCCTCAACTCGACAAGCCGCTTTTGTTGCTGCTGCCGGGGTTAGATGGCACGGGCCAGTTGTTTGTGTCCCAAGTGCCGACGTTGGCGCGAGATTTTGACGTGCGATGTTTGACGATTCCTCCCGATAATCGCCAAGATTGGCCCGCTCTGGCGCAGGCGGTCATCCGGCTGATGCAAGAGGCCGGGGGCGATCGCCCGATTTATGTTTGTGGGGAGTCATTTGGCGGTTGCTTGGCGTTGCAAGTGGCGCTGCTGGCGCCAGCGCGGTTGACTCATTTAGTGCTGGTTAATCCGGCGTCGGCGTTGCGTCGCTCGGTGTGGGTGCGGTGGCTGTCGCAGTATACCAGCACCATTCCAGAGTGGTTATTTCAAACGTCGGGGGCGATCGCGCTGCCCTTGTTGGCCAATTTAGAGCGCATTAGTCAAGACAAGCGCGATTTGTTTACGCGCACGGTGCGGCCCATTTCCCAGGCCTGTGTGGCTTGGCGCATTGCCATGCTGAACCGCTTTGACGTGAGTCAGGAGCAATTATCCCGATTACGGGTGCCCACCAGCTTATTGGCCAGTGGCCGCGATCGCCTACTGCCGTCCTATTCAGAAGCGCAGCTGCTACAAAAGTCGCTGCCCCAAGCCCAGATCTACGCCCTGCCCGAGAGCGGTCACGTCTGTTTATTAGAAGATACGGTGAATTTGAGTCGATGCCTGGAGGCATTGAACGTGTTGCCGGTGTCGCAGGATGTGGCTCCCGTGGTGAACTTGCAACCGCGTTAG
- a CDS encoding DUF262 domain-containing protein, with product MEARNRKISEWYTKIQYGEIKLPRFQRVEAWDSHRIASLLQTVIQNLPLGITLVLEVGDQEKFISRYLETAPATHNKVQEHLLDGQQRLTALWRTFHNNYAQETYYVYLKEFDNYDKNQDRDDLSIYWRGRYIKKKDGKRYPLWCDNPARTLERGLIPVDLLRPDSIQTEIDDWSNAALQEPDAEAGIETLKQFFSLKDRLRAQIQELRSIISNYNLPFLSLPNYTDKSVALSVFINMNTNSKPLSTYDIIVAEVESAMGQSLHDLEADLHQQHPAISRYAPLSSLILTTSALLQGNLPNQRGAWNMDKTRMVEQWSRLERGLNLMAQFLNGEGIYDEHRLPTNAVLAVVAALYADIPESGDKRGQDELLLRKYMWYSFFSDRYENSAATYAFADFNVLRAIITGKSKPDGSAYTVADVPIFANHSLVELEELKTAEWPKRTTIRGRGVLAVMCRFGGLDFFTAEKLDAQNIRERHYHHVYPDALLKEAGIESFLALNCALIKDKTNMSIGRKDPLVYMKERFKWVSEEIVQDRLQSHLIPINELANGGYEGLSEEQKNTKLKQDFEAFIQKRAELVMVAVNKLVEGRQLSATEVYEEVESSLVTII from the coding sequence GTGGAAGCTCGTAACCGTAAAATCAGCGAATGGTATACCAAGATTCAGTACGGTGAAATTAAATTACCTAGATTTCAGCGCGTTGAAGCATGGGACAGTCATCGTATTGCCAGTCTTTTACAAACCGTTATTCAGAATTTACCTTTAGGTATCACCCTGGTCTTAGAGGTCGGTGACCAAGAGAAATTTATCTCACGCTACCTGGAAACGGCCCCTGCCACCCATAACAAAGTCCAGGAACATCTTCTAGATGGACAGCAACGACTGACGGCTCTCTGGCGAACATTCCACAACAACTATGCACAGGAGACTTACTACGTCTATCTCAAAGAATTTGACAATTACGATAAAAATCAAGACCGTGACGATCTATCAATTTACTGGCGTGGGAGATATATCAAGAAGAAAGACGGTAAAAGATATCCTCTTTGGTGTGATAATCCCGCACGAACTCTAGAGAGAGGCTTAATCCCGGTTGATTTATTGCGCCCTGACAGCATTCAAACCGAAATCGATGATTGGAGCAATGCTGCGCTTCAGGAACCTGATGCTGAAGCTGGCATAGAAACCCTAAAACAGTTTTTCTCCCTTAAAGATCGGTTACGTGCCCAAATTCAAGAGTTGCGTTCCATAATTTCCAATTACAATTTGCCCTTTCTTTCTTTACCGAATTACACAGATAAATCTGTCGCCTTGAGTGTGTTCATCAACATGAACACCAATAGCAAACCACTCTCAACCTACGACATTATCGTTGCGGAAGTGGAAAGCGCGATGGGGCAATCTTTACATGACTTAGAGGCTGATTTACATCAGCAACATCCAGCCATCAGTCGTTATGCACCTTTGTCGAGTCTGATTTTGACGACATCAGCACTGCTGCAAGGTAATTTGCCTAATCAACGGGGAGCCTGGAATATGGATAAGACTCGTATGGTTGAGCAGTGGAGCAGACTGGAACGGGGATTAAACTTAATGGCTCAGTTCCTTAATGGTGAAGGGATTTATGACGAACATCGATTACCCACTAATGCTGTGCTGGCAGTTGTCGCCGCTCTTTATGCAGATATTCCAGAATCTGGAGATAAGCGTGGGCAAGACGAGCTACTACTAAGGAAGTATATGTGGTACAGCTTCTTTAGCGATCGTTATGAGAATTCTGCAGCCACTTATGCTTTCGCTGATTTCAACGTGCTTAGAGCCATTATTACGGGCAAGTCAAAACCTGATGGAAGCGCTTATACAGTTGCAGATGTTCCAATTTTTGCGAATCATTCTCTAGTTGAGTTGGAAGAACTAAAGACCGCTGAATGGCCTAAGCGTACAACCATTCGCGGAAGGGGAGTTCTGGCTGTTATGTGCCGCTTTGGAGGGCTTGACTTTTTCACCGCAGAGAAGCTGGATGCTCAGAATATTCGTGAACGTCACTACCACCACGTCTATCCCGATGCTTTACTGAAAGAGGCTGGTATTGAAAGCTTTTTGGCGCTCAACTGTGCTCTGATAAAAGATAAAACCAATATGTCTATCGGGCGAAAAGACCCATTAGTCTACATGAAAGAAAGATTTAAATGGGTTTCAGAAGAGATTGTACAAGACCGATTACAATCTCATCTAATTCCCATTAATGAGCTAGCCAACGGCGGCTATGAAGGATTATCAGAAGAACAGAAAAATACGAAGTTGAAGCAAGATTTCGAAGCATTTATCCAGAAACGAGCTGAATTAGTCATGGTGGCTGTAAACAAATTAGTTGAAGGACGCCAGCTTAGCGCCACAGAGGTTTATGAAGAGGTCGAGAGCTCCTTAGTAACTATTATTTAG
- a CDS encoding lysophospholipid acyltransferase family protein: protein MPFLEAPEPLDLSRGLIHLTGVKLTVSGQRHIPQGVPTLVISNHRSGMDAPVLMAGLNRHIGFVCHQYMQHVPILRDMVHQFGAFPLDTPQRFFRQGYRRLRQREMIGIFPEGAQSMVQLNEPRQLQPFHRGFAHLALRAPVEPLALLPVALVSDDMGFETPVPLRLLGWFDPSEPMFQQEGGHPLVFYRRVEVRVGEPIWVTDRDREQYQGRQGPQHAQALTDRCWSAVHGLLQS from the coding sequence ATGCCCTTCTTAGAGGCGCCTGAACCCCTGGATTTGTCCCGCGGTTTGATTCATCTGACGGGCGTTAAATTGACCGTGTCGGGGCAGCGCCACATTCCTCAAGGAGTGCCCACGCTGGTCATCAGCAATCACCGCAGTGGGATGGATGCGCCTGTGCTCATGGCTGGCCTCAATCGCCACATTGGCTTTGTGTGTCATCAATACATGCAGCACGTGCCGATTTTGCGGGACATGGTGCACCAGTTTGGGGCTTTTCCCTTGGATACACCCCAGCGGTTTTTTCGGCAGGGATATCGCCGCCTGCGACAGCGCGAAATGATTGGCATTTTTCCTGAGGGGGCGCAGTCGATGGTGCAGCTGAATGAACCTCGGCAGTTGCAACCGTTTCATCGCGGGTTTGCGCATTTGGCGTTGCGGGCACCGGTGGAACCGTTGGCGCTATTGCCTGTAGCCCTCGTGTCAGATGACATGGGTTTTGAGACTCCTGTCCCCCTCCGGTTGTTGGGCTGGTTTGATCCCAGTGAGCCGATGTTTCAGCAAGAGGGTGGGCACCCGTTGGTGTTTTATCGTCGGGTCGAGGTCAGGGTGGGAGAGCCGATTTGGGTGACAGACCGCGATCGCGAGCAGTATCAAGGTCGGCAAGGCCCGCAACATGCCCAAGCGCTGACCGATCGCTGCTGGTCAGCGGTGCATGGGTTGTTGCAGTCATAG
- a CDS encoding two-component system response regulator has translation MAKSPTAKILIVDDQPENIRVLMSALQDDYAVIAATNGTKAAELAMKSPQPDLILLDVMMPDVSGYQLCEQLKSAAATHHIPIIFVTALSEAHDEAKGFEYGGADFIVKPANPAVVRARVKSHLTIRQLTQQLQAINDLLEQKVAQRTIELNQALNEVKSRTQALHRALYTHALTGLPSRASLIATLQALCDKPAAEKRPFVLMLMNLVRFSLINNSLGHEIGDQVLKEIGQRLNQLVATQDVLYQVGGDEFCILSFAPQTEDEILKYANTISETLGQVVHVDGYEIVVHACVGIVQGDDHYATSTEILRDADTALQKAKAEVIDGHYIFRADFHEAAMRRLDLESALNQALEKEEFVLFYQPIINLETRQVDGFEALIRWQRAGHGLVPPNVFIPCLEETGLIIPVGRWVMQTAIQQLALWQQQFGRLTMSVNLAAPQFSHPNLLQDIDAAVASVSLLEGTLKLEVTESGLLETQERILAKFNQIRDRGISISIDDFGTGYSSLSYLQQLPVDILKIDRCFVKDITETGDNSEIARAVISMGAALNMSIIAEGCETETQVNFLHQLGCQFCQGYFFSKPMSAPDATQWLQDTYPELALKR, from the coding sequence ATGGCTAAATCACCAACTGCCAAAATTCTGATTGTTGATGATCAACCCGAAAACATTCGGGTCCTGATGTCAGCCCTGCAAGATGATTACGCCGTGATCGCTGCCACGAATGGCACTAAGGCCGCTGAGCTCGCCATGAAATCGCCTCAGCCGGACCTGATTTTGCTCGATGTCATGATGCCAGACGTCAGTGGCTATCAACTCTGTGAGCAGCTCAAAAGCGCTGCGGCAACTCACCACATTCCCATCATTTTTGTGACCGCCCTCAGCGAAGCCCATGACGAAGCCAAGGGTTTTGAATATGGGGGGGCTGACTTTATTGTGAAACCGGCTAATCCTGCTGTCGTGCGGGCTCGGGTCAAGAGTCATCTCACCATTCGCCAACTCACTCAGCAACTCCAGGCGATCAATGACTTGCTAGAGCAAAAAGTTGCACAGCGCACCATTGAGCTGAACCAAGCGTTGAATGAAGTCAAGTCGCGCACCCAAGCGCTGCATCGCGCCCTGTATACCCACGCCCTGACCGGCTTACCCAGTCGGGCGTCGTTAATTGCCACCCTGCAGGCACTGTGCGATAAGCCTGCCGCTGAGAAGCGGCCCTTCGTGCTGATGTTGATGAACCTGGTGCGATTTAGTTTGATCAACAATTCCTTAGGCCATGAGATCGGTGATCAGGTCTTAAAGGAAATTGGTCAGCGCTTGAACCAGCTCGTTGCTACCCAAGATGTTTTGTATCAAGTGGGGGGAGATGAATTTTGTATTTTGAGTTTCGCTCCTCAAACTGAAGACGAAATTCTGAAATACGCGAATACCATTAGTGAAACCCTGGGCCAAGTGGTGCATGTAGACGGCTATGAAATTGTTGTTCACGCTTGCGTTGGCATCGTGCAAGGCGACGACCATTACGCAACTTCGACCGAAATTCTCAGAGATGCGGATACTGCCTTACAAAAGGCGAAAGCCGAAGTCATTGACGGACATTACATCTTCCGGGCAGATTTTCACGAGGCGGCGATGCGCCGCTTGGATTTGGAAAGCGCGCTGAATCAGGCCCTGGAGAAAGAAGAATTTGTCCTCTTTTACCAACCGATCATTAATTTAGAGACTCGTCAGGTGGATGGGTTTGAAGCGCTCATTCGTTGGCAGCGCGCAGGGCACGGGCTAGTGCCTCCCAATGTGTTCATTCCTTGTTTAGAAGAAACGGGGTTGATTATTCCGGTGGGGCGCTGGGTGATGCAGACCGCGATTCAGCAATTGGCTCTTTGGCAGCAACAATTTGGTCGATTGACCATGAGTGTGAACTTAGCGGCTCCTCAATTTAGTCACCCCAATTTGCTGCAAGACATTGATGCTGCGGTGGCTTCAGTCTCTTTGCTAGAGGGCACCTTGAAGTTGGAGGTCACCGAAAGCGGGCTGTTAGAAACCCAAGAACGCATTCTGGCCAAATTTAACCAAATTCGCGATCGCGGCATCAGCATTAGCATTGACGACTTTGGCACCGGATATTCTTCCCTCAGCTACTTACAACAATTGCCGGTGGATATTCTCAAAATCGATCGCTGCTTTGTGAAAGATATTACTGAGACTGGCGACAACTCGGAAATTGCGCGGGCGGTCATCTCGATGGGGGCAGCCCTCAACATGAGCATCATTGCTGAAGGCTGTGAAACTGAAACCCAGGTCAACTTTTTGCATCAACTGGGTTGTCAATTTTGTCAGGGTTATTTCTTTAGCAAACCGATGTCGGCCCCCGATGCGACTCAGTGGCTACAGGACACCTATCCAGAATTGGCCTTGAAACGGTAG
- the carB gene encoding carbamoyl-phosphate synthase large subunit, with product MPRREDLKKILLIGSGPIVIGQACEFDYSGTQACKALREEGYEVVLVNSNPATIMTDPETADRTYIEPLTPELVAKVIEQERPDAMLPTMGGQTALNIAVDLAKSGVLDRYGVELIGAKLDAIEKAEDRKLFKDAMEKIGVAVCPSGLAETMSDAKEVAAKINSFPLIIRPAFTMGGAGGGIAYNQEEFERISQSGLDASPVSQIIIEQSLLGWKEYELEVMRDLADNVVIICSIENVDPMGVHTGDSITVAPAQTLTDKEYQRLRDASIRIIREIGVETGGSNIQFAVNPTNGEFIVIEMNPRVSRSSALASKATGFPIAKFAAKLAVGYTLDEINNDITQKTPASFEPTIDYVVTKIPRFAFEKFPGTQAVLTTQMKSVGEAMAIGRTFQESFQKALRSLETGRAGWGGDRRETLPNLSTLRSRLRTPSPDRIFSVRHALQLGIDIDEIYSLTGIDPWFLHKLADLLATEKWLKRQDLNTLTAQQMYRLKQQGFSDRQIAFAKNTTEDAVRQLRQSLGVNPVYKTVDTCAAEFEAYTPYYYSTYEEETEVQPSDRRKVMILGGGPNRIGQGIEFDYCCCHASFALQDDDFETIMVNSNPETVSTDYDTSDRLYFEPLTKEDVLNIIEAEQPEGIIIQFGGQTPLKLAVPLQEYLSNNSTTKIWGTSPDSIDTAEDRERFEQILHELEIVQPANGIARSTGEALQIARKIDYPVVVRPSYVLGGRAMEIVYSDRELEHYMTYAVQVEPDHPILIDQFLQEAVEVDVDAIADATGDVVIGGIMEHIEQAGIHSGDSACSIPTITLSDAALATIREWTVKLAKRLQVIGLMNIQFAVKDEQVYILEANPRASRTVPFVSKATGVPLAKIAVQVMSGKTLAELGVTKEVIPKHIAVKEAVLPFDRFLGTDTILGPEMRSTGEVMGIDVDFGKAFAKAELGANQKLPQQGAVFISMNDRDKQAVVPIAKDLTDLGFQLVATSGTQAVLQEHGLTVDTVLKVHEGRPHVVDQIKNGQIQLIINTPLGDKAQQDDHEIRRTALAYKVPTITTIAAARATAAALRALQKESLSVKALQDYL from the coding sequence ATGCCGCGCCGCGAAGACCTGAAAAAAATCCTCCTCATTGGTTCTGGCCCGATTGTGATTGGTCAAGCCTGCGAGTTTGACTACTCGGGGACTCAGGCGTGCAAAGCGCTGCGCGAAGAAGGCTACGAAGTGGTGCTGGTGAACTCGAATCCGGCCACCATCATGACCGACCCCGAAACGGCCGATCGCACCTACATTGAGCCCCTGACGCCGGAACTGGTCGCCAAGGTCATCGAACAGGAACGCCCCGACGCCATGCTGCCCACCATGGGGGGCCAGACGGCGCTGAATATTGCGGTGGATTTGGCCAAAAGCGGCGTGCTCGATCGCTACGGCGTGGAGCTGATTGGGGCCAAATTGGACGCCATTGAAAAAGCCGAGGACCGCAAACTCTTTAAAGACGCCATGGAAAAAATCGGCGTGGCGGTGTGTCCGTCGGGGCTGGCCGAGACCATGAGCGACGCCAAAGAGGTCGCCGCCAAAATCAACTCCTTTCCGCTGATTATTCGTCCCGCTTTTACCATGGGCGGCGCGGGCGGCGGCATCGCCTACAACCAAGAAGAATTTGAGCGCATTTCCCAGTCCGGGCTAGATGCCAGCCCCGTGTCGCAGATCATCATCGAGCAATCGCTGCTGGGGTGGAAAGAGTATGAGCTGGAAGTGATGCGCGACCTGGCGGACAACGTCGTGATCATCTGCTCCATCGAAAACGTGGACCCCATGGGGGTTCACACCGGGGACTCCATCACGGTGGCACCGGCCCAAACCCTGACCGATAAGGAATATCAGCGGCTGCGGGACGCCTCCATTCGCATCATTCGCGAAATTGGCGTGGAAACGGGGGGCTCCAACATTCAGTTTGCGGTGAATCCCACCAATGGCGAATTCATCGTAATTGAGATGAACCCGCGCGTGTCCCGCAGTTCGGCCCTGGCCTCCAAGGCGACGGGCTTCCCCATCGCGAAATTTGCCGCCAAGCTGGCCGTCGGCTACACCCTGGATGAAATCAACAACGACATCACCCAAAAAACGCCCGCGAGCTTTGAGCCCACCATTGACTATGTGGTGACGAAAATTCCCCGCTTTGCCTTCGAAAAATTCCCCGGTACCCAGGCGGTGCTGACCACCCAGATGAAGTCGGTGGGCGAGGCCATGGCCATTGGTCGCACCTTTCAGGAATCCTTTCAAAAGGCGTTGCGATCGCTGGAAACGGGCCGCGCTGGTTGGGGCGGCGATCGCCGCGAAACCTTGCCCAATCTCTCCACCTTGCGATCGCGCTTACGCACCCCCAGCCCCGATCGCATCTTCTCGGTGCGTCACGCCCTGCAGCTCGGCATCGACATTGACGAAATCTACTCCCTGACGGGCATCGACCCCTGGTTTTTGCACAAGCTCGCGGATCTGCTCGCCACCGAAAAATGGCTCAAGCGCCAAGACCTCAATACCCTGACGGCGCAGCAAATGTATCGCCTCAAACAGCAGGGCTTTAGCGATCGCCAGATCGCCTTTGCCAAAAACACCACCGAAGATGCCGTGCGGCAACTGCGGCAGTCTCTCGGGGTGAACCCTGTCTATAAAACAGTGGACACCTGCGCCGCTGAGTTCGAAGCTTACACCCCCTACTACTATTCCACTTACGAAGAAGAGACCGAGGTACAGCCCAGCGATCGCCGCAAAGTCATGATTCTCGGCGGGGGGCCGAACCGCATCGGGCAGGGCATCGAGTTTGACTACTGCTGCTGCCATGCGTCCTTTGCGCTGCAGGATGATGACTTCGAGACCATCATGGTCAATTCCAACCCCGAGACGGTTTCCACCGACTACGACACCAGCGATCGCCTCTACTTTGAGCCGCTGACTAAAGAGGACGTGCTGAATATCATCGAAGCCGAGCAACCCGAGGGCATCATCATCCAGTTTGGTGGTCAGACACCATTGAAACTGGCCGTCCCGCTGCAAGAATATCTGTCCAACAACAGCACCACAAAAATCTGGGGCACCTCGCCCGACTCCATCGATACGGCAGAAGATCGCGAGCGATTTGAGCAGATTTTGCACGAGTTGGAGATTGTCCAACCCGCTAACGGCATTGCCCGCAGCACGGGCGAAGCCCTCCAGATTGCGCGCAAGATCGACTATCCCGTCGTGGTGCGGCCCAGCTATGTGCTCGGCGGTCGGGCGATGGAAATTGTCTATTCCGATCGAGAACTCGAACACTACATGACCTATGCGGTGCAGGTGGAGCCTGATCATCCCATCCTCATCGACCAATTTTTGCAAGAAGCGGTGGAAGTGGATGTGGATGCGATCGCCGACGCCACCGGCGATGTCGTTATCGGCGGCATCATGGAGCATATCGAACAAGCCGGGATTCACTCCGGCGACTCTGCCTGCTCCATCCCCACCATCACCCTGTCCGATGCCGCCCTAGCCACCATCCGCGAATGGACCGTCAAGCTGGCGAAGCGGTTGCAAGTCATCGGGTTAATGAACATCCAATTTGCCGTCAAAGACGAACAGGTTTACATTCTCGAAGCGAATCCCCGTGCCTCGCGCACCGTGCCTTTTGTCTCCAAAGCGACGGGGGTACCGCTGGCCAAAATTGCGGTACAGGTCATGTCCGGCAAAACCCTCGCAGAACTCGGCGTAACCAAAGAGGTGATTCCCAAACACATCGCCGTAAAAGAAGCGGTGCTGCCCTTCGATCGCTTCCTGGGCACCGACACCATCCTCGGGCCAGAGATGCGTTCCACTGGGGAAGTCATGGGCATCGACGTGGACTTCGGTAAGGCCTTCGCCAAAGCCGAGTTGGGCGCGAATCAGAAGCTGCCGCAGCAGGGAGCGGTCTTTATCTCGATGAACGATCGCGATAAACAGGCGGTAGTGCCCATCGCCAAAGACTTAACTGACCTGGGTTTCCAATTAGTTGCGACCAGCGGCACTCAAGCGGTGCTGCAAGAGCATGGCCTGACGGTGGATACCGTCCTCAAAGTTCACGAAGGTCGCCCCCACGTCGTGGACCAGATCAAAAACGGGCAAATTCAGCTCATCATCAATACGCCGCTGGGGGACAAAGCCCAGCAGGATGATCACGAAATTCGGCGGACGGCGTTGGCCTACAAAGTGCCGACTATCACCACCATCGCCGCCGCTCGGGCAACCGCAGCGGCTTTGCGAGCATTGCAAAAGGAATCGCTCAGCGTCAAAGCGTTGCAAGACTACTTGTAA
- a CDS encoding S-layer homology domain-containing protein: MSNVSRWKSGTALFLALGMGMGTVAPMLTATPVVAQTQVAQVQFSDVPSGHWAREFIVTLAARDIIAGFPDGTFRPEEPVTRAQYAAMLRQAFNQSSVRGATTFVDVPAGYWATEAIREANMMGFLSGYPGNEFRPNLNIPRAQVLVSLANGLNYTATNTNSVQVFRDAAQIPDYAVASIAAATEQRMVVNYPDVQALRPNQTATRADVAAFIYQALVSQNQVAVVNSPYIVGQSLVVNDFTVPAGTVLSVSYAESDTVVVLPEETTDLTLEVAQAVTNSSGEILIPVGSQIVGELRPNGAGTQFVAQELVLPTDDRFPLNATSQIVTTTETISRGASLGETLLGAAIGSGAAAAIAGLTGDQRVETLEVLAGTATGATIARLLGRNQIEVITVNPNEDLSLVLNTALTLPAQ, encoded by the coding sequence ATGTCAAATGTCTCTCGTTGGAAATCTGGCACCGCTTTATTCTTAGCTCTGGGAATGGGAATGGGAACCGTTGCTCCCATGCTGACCGCAACGCCCGTAGTCGCCCAGACGCAAGTAGCGCAAGTGCAGTTTAGTGATGTGCCCTCTGGGCATTGGGCGCGAGAATTCATCGTCACGTTAGCCGCCAGAGACATCATCGCCGGTTTTCCCGATGGCACCTTCCGGCCCGAAGAGCCCGTCACTCGGGCGCAATATGCGGCGATGCTGCGCCAGGCGTTTAACCAATCTTCGGTACGCGGGGCCACGACTTTTGTGGATGTGCCCGCTGGCTATTGGGCGACGGAAGCCATCCGGGAAGCCAACATGATGGGCTTTTTGTCCGGCTATCCGGGCAACGAGTTTCGACCTAACCTAAATATTCCTCGGGCTCAAGTCCTCGTCTCCTTAGCCAATGGGTTGAACTACACCGCGACCAACACCAATAGCGTGCAAGTGTTTCGCGACGCGGCCCAAATTCCCGACTATGCCGTCGCAAGCATTGCCGCCGCCACTGAGCAGCGCATGGTCGTCAACTATCCCGATGTGCAAGCGCTGCGCCCCAACCAAACTGCGACCCGGGCCGATGTCGCGGCCTTCATCTACCAGGCACTGGTCAGCCAAAATCAGGTCGCGGTTGTCAACTCGCCTTACATCGTGGGTCAGTCCCTCGTGGTAAATGACTTCACCGTCCCGGCTGGCACGGTCCTCAGCGTGAGTTATGCCGAGAGCGACACCGTCGTGGTACTGCCCGAAGAAACCACCGACTTAACCCTCGAAGTGGCCCAAGCCGTGACCAACTCCAGCGGCGAAATTTTGATTCCTGTCGGCAGCCAGATTGTCGGTGAGCTGCGGCCTAACGGTGCAGGCACCCAGTTTGTCGCGCAAGAATTGGTGCTGCCAACGGACGATCGCTTCCCTCTGAACGCGACCTCGCAAATCGTCACCACGACCGAAACCATCAGTCGCGGAGCCAGCCTGGGTGAAACCCTGCTGGGTGCGGCCATCGGTTCTGGGGCGGCGGCAGCGATCGCGGGCCTGACGGGCGATCAGCGCGTCGAGACCCTCGAAGTCTTGGCGGGCACCGCGACTGGAGCGACCATTGCCCGTCTTCTGGGGCGCAACCAAATTGAGGTCATCACCGTCAATCCCAATGAGGATCTCAGCTTGGTCTTGAACACGGCTCTGACGCTGCCAGCCCAGTAG